The Deltaproteobacteria bacterium genomic interval GATGCCGCCGCTGTCGGGGTTCCCGGCGTCGGGGTTGCCCACGCCCGGCGGGCAGGCCGTCATCAGGAACAGGGCCGAGAGGGCCAGAATCGGGCGCAGGAACGAAACACTCAGAGACTTCATGGTGGCGACCTCTATCTCGCTTGGGATTTCGCTCGGAAAGCCCCATCCTCCCCGAACCGATTATCGAGCCAGTATAGCGACTGCCCCTAGATACCGTCGAAAAACGCGGCTTACAACTCTCTCTCCGCCCGGCAGAGGACGGCCACGTGGACCTCGGCGGCACCGGCCGCGAGGAGCGCGCGGGTGGCCGCCCGGGCCGTGGCGCCGGTGGTGAGGACGTCGTCCACCAGCAGCAGCCGCGCTCCGGCGCGGGAGCGCAGGTCCCCGCCGGCCTCGAAGGCCCCCCGGACGTTCTCCCGGCGCCGGGCGATGCTCGCCCCCACCTGCCGGGTCGGCGGCCCCCGGCGGACGAGGGCCCGGGAGAGGAGGGGCCGGTCCAGGCAAAGGGCCGCCTCGAGGGCCAGCGAGGCGGCGAGATCGAAGCCCCGCTGCCGGTAGTGCGCCGGGTGCCCCGGGAGGCCCACCACCGCGTCGACCTCCGGTGACGCGAGGCGGAGGCTCCCCCCCAGCAGCCGCACCAACCCGGGGATGGCCTCGGCCCGCGGCTGGAACTTGCAGGCATGGAGGGCCTCCAGGAGGGGTCCGCCGTAGAGCAGGCCGGCCCGCAGGCTCGTCCAGGGAGGCGGCTCGAGGCGGCAGGCCAGGCAGGCACGCCCACCCTCGACCCGCGCGCCGCAGGCGACGCAGTCGTGTGGGGAGGGAGCCTCGAGGAAGGACCGGCAGTCGGGGCAGAGGAGCCGGCCACCCGGACTGCCGTCGTCCTCGAAGAGCCGGTCGCAGGCCTGGCAGTGGAGGGGGAAGAGGAGGGAGAGGGTGGTTTCGAGGAGCATGGGTCCCGGGAGAGCAAGAGTCGAGCCAGGGGACTCCCCTGCCCACCCCGTGCACGTACACGTACACGTACCCGTACACGGATTCTCCCGGGTGTCCGGATTCCGACCATCGATACCCAGGAAAGACCGTGCACGTGGACGTGGACGTGTACGTTCACGGTGGGCACCGAGGCACTCGAACTACTTGTGGTAAGGCTCCCCCTTCAAAATCGTCGCCGCCCGATACAACTGCTCCAGCAGCACGACCTTCGCCAGGCGATGGGGCAAGGTCATCGGCCCCAGGGCCAGCAGCTCGTCGGCCGCGGCCTTCACCTCGGGGGAGAGACCCTCGTCCCCGCCGATGACCAGGATCACGTCCCTCCCCTCCCGCCGCCAGGCCTCGAGGCGGCGGGCGAAGGCGACCGAGTCATGGCTCTGACCCTCGGCATCGAGGGCGACCAGGCGGGCCTTGCCCAGGGCGGCGAGGATCCGCTCGCCCTCCTCCCGCATGGCCACGCCGGGCTCCCGCTTCCGCGAGGCGGGCAGCTCCACCAGCTCGAGGGAGAGGTAGTGCTTCAGGCGCTTCGCGTAGAGCGCCGTCGCCGCTTCGAAGGGACCGGCGGACCTCTTGCCGATCGAGATGAGGCGCAGCTTCAAAAGGCCGGGCGCGGCGGGGCGCCGGGGATGCTCACCCGGCGGGCGTCGGCCCAGAGCCCGTCGAGGTCGTAGTGGTAGCGCGCCTCCTCGTGGAAGACGTGCACCACCACCTCGCCCAGATCGATCAGCACCCAGCGGGAGCCGGTGGCCCCCTCGGTGCCCAGCGGACGGTGCCCCTCCTTCTTCGCCTTGCGCTCGAGGGAGTCGGCGAGCGCCGAGACCTGCCGCTCGTTGCTGGCGGAGAGGAGGAGGAAGTAGTCGGCGTAGGCCGAGAGGCCGGTGGCATCGAGCAGCACCGGCTCGAGGGCCTTCTTGTCCAGGGCTTCCTGGGCCAGGACCAGGGCGAACTGCTCCACCTCCGGCTTCGCGACCTGCGGGTTCTCGACGGCCTCTGCTGCCATACCTCTTGCTCTCTCCTCTTCGGGCGCCTCGTTGGGTGACACCCGTGGCCCCCTTTTAGCCCCGAATCTGTCCCTCGCCTAGCACGACGAACTTCCGGGCCGTCAGCTCCTGCAGACCCATCGGGCCGTAGGCGTGCATCTTGGTGGTGGAGATGCCCATCTCGACGCCGAGGCCGAGCTCTCCGCCGTCGTTGAAGCGGGTGGAGGCGTTGACGATCACGCAGGAGGCGTCGACCTCGGAGAGCCAGCGCCCCTGCGCCTCCTCGTCCTCGGTGACGATGGCCTCGGTGTGGAAGGAGCCGTGGGCGTCGATGTGATCGAGGGCGGTGTCGAGGTCCGGGACCACGCGGACGGCGAGGACCAGATCGAGGAACTCGGCGTCCCAGTCCTCCTTCTCCGCGACGGTCACCTTGTCCGGCGAGTCGGGGCCGCCGAGGATCTCCAGGGCCCGGTCGTCGCAGCGCAGCTCGACCCCGGCCTCCATCAGCGCGTCGGCCATCCCCGGCAGGAAGGCCTCGGCGATCTCCTCGTGGACCAGGAGGGTCTCCGCCGCGTTGCAGACCCCGGGGCGCTGGGTCTTCGAGTTCAGCACGATGGCTCGCGCCTTCTCGAGATCGGCGGCGGCATCGACATAGACGTGGCAGACCCCCTTGAAGTGCTGGATCACCGGCACCCGGGCGTTCTCGACCACGAAGCGGATCAGGCCCTCGCCGCCGCGGGGGATGGCCAGATCGACCAGCCCGGTCAGGCGCAGGAGGGCGAGGATCGCGTCCCGGTCGGTCTCCGCCAGGAGGGTCACCGCGGAGCGGGGCAGGCCGACCTGGTAGAGGCCGGCGCCGATCGCCTTGGCGAGGGCGCGGTTCGACTCGATGGCCTCACTGCCGCCGCGCAGCACAACCGCGTTGCCCGAGCGGATGCAGAGGGCCGCCGCGTCGACGGTGACGTTGGGCCGGGCCTCGTAGATCATCGCGATGACCCCGAGGGGGATGCGCATCCGGGCGACCCGCAGCCCGTTGGGGCGCTCGGTCTCCTCCTCGAAGCGGCCCAGGGGATCGGGCAGGCCCGCGACCTCCCACACCCCGTCGGCGATGGCCTTCAGGCGCGCCTCGTCCAGGAGCAGGCGGTCGAGGAGGGCCCCCCGGGTCCCCCGCTGCTTGGCAGCCGCGAGGTCCGCCTCGTTCGCCGCGAGGATCTCGTCCTTCGCGGCGAGGATGGCCTTGGCGATCGCGTCGAGGGCCGCGGCCCGCTTCTCGCCGGTGGTGGTGCGCAGGGTCCGGGCCGCGGCGCGGGCCGCGAGGACCTGCCGCTCGACCTCGGTGACGAGCTCAGGAGAGATGTCCATGGCGGCGGTCTATCACAGCAGCACCAGCTCGTCCCGGTGCACCACCACCTCCAGGGTCTGGTAGCCCAGGAGGCGGGCGATCTCGGAGGTCTTCTGCCCCTGGATCTGGCGCACGGCCTCGGCGCCGTAGGTGGCGAGCCCCTGGGCGAAGACCTCGCCGTCGGGGCCGGCGAGCTCGACGACGTCGCCCTCGGCGAAGCTGCCCTCCACCGAGGTCACGCCGGCGGGCAGGAGGCTCTTGCCCCCGGTGGTGATGGCGCGCTTCGCGCCGCCGTCCACCACCAGGCGGCCCCGCGGCCGGGTGGCGTGAGCCAGCCAGCCCTTGCGGCCCGCGAGCCGGCTCGGCCGGGGCGGCACCAGGGTCCCGAGATCCTCCCCCTGGAGGATGCCCCCGAGGATCCCCGGGGTGCGGCCGGCGGCGATGACGGCGGGCACGCCCAGCTCGGCGGCCATGCGCGCCGCCTGGAGCTTGGTGCGCATCCCGCCGGTGCCCAGGGCGGTGGCGTGGGCCTTCCCGCCCGAGCCCTGGCGCAGCTGGGCGAAGCGCGGATCGTCCAGCTCGAGCAGGGAGATCCGCTCGGCGTCCTGGCTGTGGCGGGGGTCCCCGTCGTGGACGCCGTCCACGTCCGAGAGCAGCACCAGCAGGTCCGCCCCCACCAGGCCGACGCAGAGGGCGGCGAGCTGGTCGTTGTCCCCCACCCGCAGCTCCTCGGTGCCGACGGTGTCGTTCTCGTTCACGACCGGGACCAGCCCGGCCTTCAGCAGGCGGCCGAGGGTGTGCCGGGCGTTGAGGTAGCGCTTGCGGTCCCCGACGTCCTCGTGGGTGAGCAGCACCTGGGCGACCTGCAGATCGTGGCGGGCGAAGGCCCGGGCCCAGCGCTCCATCAGCCGCACCTGGCCGGCCGCCGCCGCGGCCTGGAGGGTCACCACGTCCCGGGGACGCCGGCGCAGGCCCAGGGGGGTCAGCCCCACCGCGATGGCCCCCGAGGAGACCAGCACCACCCGGCGCCGCCCGGCGTGGAGGCTAGCGATCTCCTCGGCCAGCCGGGCGACGGTGCGCCGGTGCAGCCCCGCGCCGTCCGAGAGGGTCGCCGAGCCGACCTTGACCACCACCCGCCGGGGGGAACCGATGATGCGCTTCCGCTCTGTGCTCACCCGGCGGAGCATGGCACGAGGGCGCGCGGCGGACCAAGACTCTCCCGCGGTCCCCCTCTCGCCAATCCCACGCCGGCGCGATAGGTGAGCGCTCTCGAGAAGAAGAGGAACCGGTCATCAAAGACATCCACGGAAACACCCGGGGCCTGAAGCCCAGCCAGCAGAAGCGCCTCGAGGCGACCTACCGCCGCAAGGTCTCCCCCGAGGAGATCGTCAGCCCCGAGCTGGCCCGGCACCTCTGCGAGCTCTCCCGGGAGATCGGCCGCCAGGTCGGCGTGCTCCTCGACCGCCGCGGCGCCGTGGAGTCGGTGATCGTCGGAGACGCCCAGAAGATCGAGCTGCCGGACATCGGCCGCGCCCGGGCGGGGCAGGTGCGGCTGCGGGGCCTGCGCCTGGTCCACACCCACCTCAAGCCCTCGGTGCCCGACCGCGACGACCTCACCGACCTGGCGCTGCTGCGCCTGGATCTGGTGGCGGTGATCCACGCCGGGCCCGACGGACTCCCGGGCGCCTTCGCCTGGGCCCACCTCCTGCCCGACAACCCCGACGGCGACCTGTGGCGTATCGAGGAGCGGCGCTCGGTCCACGAGGGCCTGGACTGGCCGGCCGGCACCCAGATCCAGGACCTGGAGGATCAGCTCGCCTCGTCGGCCCGCCGCCTGCGCACCGTCGAGGGACAGGAGCGCGCCATCCTGGTGGGGGTCTGCTCCGAGGCCCGGCACGTGGGCCAGGCGCGCCTCGACGAGCTGGCCGAGCTGGCCCGCACGGCGGGGGTCGAGGTCGTCGACAGCCTGCTGCAGATGCGGCGCAAGGTGGATCCCAAGACCCTCATCGGCCGCGGCAAGCTCGAGGAGCTGAACCTGCGCGCCATGCAGCAGATGGTCGAGGTGATCCTCTTCGACCGCGACCTGGCGCCCTCCCAGGCCCGGGCGGTGGCCGACGTGACCTCGGTGAAGATCCTCGATCGCACCCAGCTGATCCTCGACATCTTCGCCCAGCGCGCGCAGAGCAACGAGGGCAAGATCCAGGTCGAGCTGGCCCAGCTGCGCTACACCATGCCGCGCCTCGCCGCCCGGGACGACTCGCTCTCCCGCCTCACCGGCGGCATCGGGGCGCGGGGCCCCGGCGAGACCAAGCTCGAGGTGGATCGCCGCCGCGTGCGCGATCGCATCGCCCGGCTGGAGAAGCAGCTCGAGGCCATCGCCACCTCCCGGGCGACCCGCCGCTCGCGGCGGGTGAGCCGGGACGTCCCCACGGTCGCCATCGTCGGCTACACCAACGCCGGCAAGAGCACGCTGCTGCGCTCCCTCACCAAGGCCGACGTGCTGGTCGAGGACAAGCTCTTCGCCACCCTCGACACCGCCAGCCGGCGGCTGCGCTTCCCGCAGGAGCGGGAGGTGGTGATGGTGGACACCGTCGGCTTCGTCCAGGATCTACCCCGCGCGCTCGAGGCGGCCTTCCGGGCCACCCTGGAGGAGATCGACGAGGCCGACCTCCTGCTGCAGGTGGTGGACGTCTCGGACGAGGACTACCTCGCCAAGATCGAGGCCGTGGAGCGGGTCCTCGACGACCTTGAGGCCGGGCAGCAGGCGCGGCTGCTGGTCTTCAACAAGGCCGACCGCCTGCCCCGCGAGAAGGCCGAGGCCATCGCCCGCCGCCACGAGGGCATCGCCATCAGCGCGCTGAAGCGAGAGGGCCTGCGGGAGCTGCTCGAGCACGCCGGCGGCATCCTCTTCCGGGAGGCCGAGGGGGAGCGCGCTCGCCTGGCGCTGGCGGATCTCCCGTAGTATCTCTTGCTCCATGGTCCAGCTGGCCACCTTCGCTCTCCTCGTGCAGGAGGGCGGCTTCGATCTCGACTTCCTGGAGCGCAACCGCCACATCATCTACCCGGCGGTGGGCGTGCTGGTGATCATCCTCCTGGGCGCCTCGGTCATCTCGGCCTGGCGCACGCCCAAGGTCGAGGGGGCCGAGAAGGCCCGCCTCAAGGGTGAGGTGATCCGGGCGATGCGCCAGAACATCGGCTGGATCACCGCGGCCGAGCTCGCCGAGCGGCTCGATGTCGACCTCGCCCTGGTGGTGCAGATCCTCACCGAGATGAAGGAAGAGGACGTGGTCGTCTCGGCGACGATCCAGAACCTGGTGAACTACCGCCTGCGCGGGATCTGAAGCTCAGTCGGGGAGCTTGATCTTCGGCTCCTCGGGGTGCGCCCGATAGAGCAGGAAGGTCTTGCCCAGGACCTGCACCAGCTCGGCGTCGCAGGCCTCGGCCAGCTTCGCGCCGACCACCTTCTGGTTCTCGGGCGCCTCGCGCACCCGCACCTTGATCAGCTCGTGATCGAGGAGCGCAACCTCGGCCGCCCGGATCACGCCCTCGGTGACCCCGGCCTGCCCGACCCGGACCACGGGCTCGAGGTGGTGTCCCAACCCACGCAGATGTCTTCTGGCCTTGCCGTTCATGCCTTCTTCTTCTTGGAGGGGATCTTGGCCCCGAGGGCCTTGGCCCTGGCCAGATACTGCTTCATCGAGTCCTTGTCACCGTAGGCCTTGGCGATCCGCGCCGCGTTGAGGAAGGCCACGCCGCACTCCGGGCCGAACTTCATCGCCCGGGTGATGAGCTCCAGGGCCTTGGGCTTCACCGCCTCCCGGTTCTCAGCGCTCACCACCGTCACCCAGG includes:
- a CDS encoding phosphoribosyltransferase family protein produces the protein MLLETTLSLLFPLHCQACDRLFEDDGSPGGRLLCPDCRSFLEAPSPHDCVACGARVEGGRACLACRLEPPPWTSLRAGLLYGGPLLEALHACKFQPRAEAIPGLVRLLGGSLRLASPEVDAVVGLPGHPAHYRQRGFDLAASLALEAALCLDRPLLSRALVRRGPPTRQVGASIARRRENVRGAFEAGGDLRSRAGARLLLVDDVLTTGATARAATRALLAAGAAEVHVAVLCRAEREL
- the rlmH gene encoding 23S rRNA (pseudouridine(1915)-N(3))-methyltransferase RlmH, whose amino-acid sequence is MKLRLISIGKRSAGPFEAATALYAKRLKHYLSLELVELPASRKREPGVAMREEGERILAALGKARLVALDAEGQSHDSVAFARRLEAWRREGRDVILVIGGDEGLSPEVKAAADELLALGPMTLPHRLAKVVLLEQLYRAATILKGEPYHK
- the rsfS gene encoding ribosome silencing factor, with protein sequence MAAEAVENPQVAKPEVEQFALVLAQEALDKKALEPVLLDATGLSAYADYFLLLSASNERQVSALADSLERKAKKEGHRPLGTEGATGSRWVLIDLGEVVVHVFHEEARYHYDLDGLWADARRVSIPGAPPRPAF
- a CDS encoding glutamate-5-semialdehyde dehydrogenase — its product is MDISPELVTEVERQVLAARAAARTLRTTTGEKRAAALDAIAKAILAAKDEILAANEADLAAAKQRGTRGALLDRLLLDEARLKAIADGVWEVAGLPDPLGRFEEETERPNGLRVARMRIPLGVIAMIYEARPNVTVDAAALCIRSGNAVVLRGGSEAIESNRALAKAIGAGLYQVGLPRSAVTLLAETDRDAILALLRLTGLVDLAIPRGGEGLIRFVVENARVPVIQHFKGVCHVYVDAAADLEKARAIVLNSKTQRPGVCNAAETLLVHEEIAEAFLPGMADALMEAGVELRCDDRALEILGGPDSPDKVTVAEKEDWDAEFLDLVLAVRVVPDLDTALDHIDAHGSFHTEAIVTEDEEAQGRWLSEVDASCVIVNASTRFNDGGELGLGVEMGISTTKMHAYGPMGLQELTARKFVVLGEGQIRG
- the proB gene encoding glutamate 5-kinase; this encodes MSTERKRIIGSPRRVVVKVGSATLSDGAGLHRRTVARLAEEIASLHAGRRRVVLVSSGAIAVGLTPLGLRRRPRDVVTLQAAAAAGQVRLMERWARAFARHDLQVAQVLLTHEDVGDRKRYLNARHTLGRLLKAGLVPVVNENDTVGTEELRVGDNDQLAALCVGLVGADLLVLLSDVDGVHDGDPRHSQDAERISLLELDDPRFAQLRQGSGGKAHATALGTGGMRTKLQAARMAAELGVPAVIAAGRTPGILGGILQGEDLGTLVPPRPSRLAGRKGWLAHATRPRGRLVVDGGAKRAITTGGKSLLPAGVTSVEGSFAEGDVVELAGPDGEVFAQGLATYGAEAVRQIQGQKTSEIARLLGYQTLEVVVHRDELVLL
- the hflX gene encoding GTPase HflX codes for the protein MKDIHGNTRGLKPSQQKRLEATYRRKVSPEEIVSPELARHLCELSREIGRQVGVLLDRRGAVESVIVGDAQKIELPDIGRARAGQVRLRGLRLVHTHLKPSVPDRDDLTDLALLRLDLVAVIHAGPDGLPGAFAWAHLLPDNPDGDLWRIEERRSVHEGLDWPAGTQIQDLEDQLASSARRLRTVEGQERAILVGVCSEARHVGQARLDELAELARTAGVEVVDSLLQMRRKVDPKTLIGRGKLEELNLRAMQQMVEVILFDRDLAPSQARAVADVTSVKILDRTQLILDIFAQRAQSNEGKIQVELAQLRYTMPRLAARDDSLSRLTGGIGARGPGETKLEVDRRRVRDRIARLEKQLEAIATSRATRRSRRVSRDVPTVAIVGYTNAGKSTLLRSLTKADVLVEDKLFATLDTASRRLRFPQEREVVMVDTVGFVQDLPRALEAAFRATLEEIDEADLLLQVVDVSDEDYLAKIEAVERVLDDLEAGQQARLLVFNKADRLPREKAEAIARRHEGIAISALKREGLRELLEHAGGILFREAEGERARLALADLP
- the yhbY gene encoding ribosome assembly RNA-binding protein YhbY, which codes for MNGKARRHLRGLGHHLEPVVRVGQAGVTEGVIRAAEVALLDHELIKVRVREAPENQKVVGAKLAEACDAELVQVLGKTFLLYRAHPEEPKIKLPD